The Osmerus eperlanus chromosome 12, fOsmEpe2.1, whole genome shotgun sequence genome has a segment encoding these proteins:
- the tubgcp2 gene encoding gamma-tubulin complex component 2 isoform X2, with translation MSEFRIHHDVNELLSLLQVRGGDGAEGYIDLLQKHRTPYVTTTVSAHSAKVKIAEYSKTPEDFLRKYDELKSKNVRNLDPLVYLLSKFTEDKETLQCLQQNAKDKSEASANVTSSTTTTFAIPSTSTKMSMQELEELRKKLGNVTASSTVPQSAEVTRKNLRDKHHKKNPTQPNPVFPNWVYDRPALIGDFITSSTPMGDPVLAIGTLPLAAQEQALVEDLLFVLIGVDGRDITAQPVLGRQNRSFIVDPTLDMSIKELVNRILPVASYYSTLTRFTEEKSSFEYGQVNHALTAAMRTLMKEYLILVTQLEHLHRQGMLSLQKLWFYIQPTMRTMEILASIASSVDKGDCMGGSTLSLLHDRTFNYTGDSQAQELCLYLTKAASVPYFEILEKWIYRGIIKDPYSEFMVEEHELQKEKIQEDYNDKYWDQRYTVVQHRIPSFLQKLADKILSTGKYLNVVRECGRDVTCPDAKEVLYTLKERAYVEQIEKSYNYASKVLLDFLMEEKELVLRLSSIKHYFLMDKGDFFVHFMDLTEEELKKPVDDIVPPRLEALLELALRMSTANTDPFKDDLKIDLMPHDVITQLLRVLAIETKQEKAVINADPTDVALSGLEAFSFDYIVKWPLSLIINRKALTRYQMLFRHIFYCKHVERLLCNVWISNKDAKQYSLHSAKWFAVAFALRQRMLNFVQNIQYYMMFEVIEPTWHIMENNLKSASNIDDVLCHHTSFLDNCLKDCMLTNPELLKIFSKLMSVCVMFTNQMQAFTNSMRLDRLSLEHGAIKGPPSQSERAQDTEKRKLTSKFVAEHVQALQSDAGFENTISKFDSNFSTLLLDLLDKLSIYSTNDCEHSMINIIYRLDFNGFYTDRLERMAIERSQKAVS, from the exons ATGAGCGAATTTCGGATACATCATGACGTCAACGAGTTGCTTAGCCTCCTTCAGGTGCGAGGAGGTGATGGAGCAGAAGGCTACATCGACCTTCTGCAGAAACACAGGACCCCCTATGTGACCACAACAGTTTCCGCACATAGTGCAAAG GTTAAAATAGCGGAGTATTCCAAAACACCAGAGGACTTCCTAAGGAAGTACGATGAGCTCAAGTCAAAAAATGTACGCAACCTCGATCCACTGGTTTACCTCCTGTCAAAGTTCACTGAAGACAAAGAG ACACTTCAATGTCTGCAGCAAAATGCCAAAGACAAGTCTGAGGCATCAGCCAACGTAACGTCAAGCACCACTACAACATTTGCCATCCCGTCCACCAGCACCAAGATGTCCATGCAGGAACTGGAGGAGTTACGTAAGAAGCTCGGGAATGTCACAGCCAGCTCCACAGTTCCTCAG TCTGCTGAAGTCACACGGAAAAATCTGAGGGACAAGCACCACAAGAAGAATCCCACCCAACCAAATCCTGTGTTTCCTAACTGGGTATACGACCGGCCTGCTCTGATTGGGGACTTCATCACCAGCTCAACACCAATGGGAGACCCAGTTTTAGCCATAG GTACCTTGCCCCTTGCTGCTCAGGAGCAGGCACTGGTGGAGGATCTGCTCTTTGTTTTGATTGGTGTTGATGGGCGTGACATCACAGCACAGCCTGTGCTGGGGAGGCAGAATCGCTCCTTCATTGTCGACCCCACCCTGGACATGTCAATCAAAGAGCTGGTCAATAGGATATTACCAGTCGCGTCGTACTACTCCACTTTAACACG TTTCACGGAGGAGAAGTCATCTTTCGAGTACGGCCAGGTGAACCACGCCCTGACAGCTGCCATGAGGACCCTGATGAAGGAGTACCTGATCCTGGTGACGCAGCTGGAGCACCTTCACAGGCAGGGCATGCTCTCCCTGCAGAAGCTGTGGTTCTACATCCAGCCCACCATGAGAACCATGGAGATCCTAGCCTCGATCG CCTCCTCAGTGGACAAAGGAGACTGCATGGGTGGGTCAACACTTAGTCTTCTTCACGACCGCACCTTTAACTACACGGGAGACAGCCAGGCCCAGGAACTATGCCTCTACCTCACCAAAGCAGCGAGCGTCCCTTACTTTGAAATACTGGAAAAGTGGATCTACAGGGGGATCATTAAGGACCCATACAG TGAATTCATGGTAGAAGAGCATGAGTTGCAGAAGGAGAAGATTCAGGAGGATTACAACGACAAATATTGGGATCAACGATACACCGTTGTGCAGCACAGAATTCCATCCTTCCTCCAGAAACTGGCAGACAAAATATTAAGCACAG GGAAATACCTCAACGTGGTGAGAGAGTGTGGTCGTGATGTGACCTGTCCTGATGCTAAGGAAGTCTTGTACACTCTGAAGGAGAGAGCCTACGTCGAGCAGATCGAGAAGTCATATAACTACGCCAGCAAAGTCCTCCTGGACTTCCTGATGGAAGAGAAGGAGCTGGTCTTGCGACTCAG ttCAATCAAGCACTACTTCTTGATGGACAAGGGAGATTTCTTTGTCCACTTCATGGACCTgacggaggaggagctgaagaagcCGGTGGATGACATCGTTCCTCCTCGCCTGGAGGCGCTGCTGGAGTTGGCTCTCAGAATGAGTACCGCAAACACAGACCCGTTCAAAGATGACCTGAAG ATTGACCTGATGCCTCATGATGTCATCACCCAGCTGCTGCGTGTGCTGGCCATAGAGACCAAGCAGGAGAAGGCCGTCATCAACGCTGACCCCACCGACGTGGCGCTCAGTGGCCTGGAAGCTTTCTCCTTCGACTACATAGTCAAGTGGCCACTGTCCCTCATCATCAACAG GAAAGCACTGACCAGATACCAGATGCTATTCAGACACATATTTTACTGTAAGCATGTTGAGAGGTTGTTGTGCAACGTTTGGATCAGCAATAAAGATGCCAAGCAATATTCCTTGCACTCAGCCAAGTG GTTTGCTGTAGCATTTGCCCTCAGACAGCGCATGCTGAACTTTGTCCAGAACATCCAGTATTACATGATGTTTGAAGTTATAGAGCCCACATGGCACATCATGGAGAACAACCTGAAGTCT GCCTCCAACATTGACGATGTGCTGTGTCACCACACCAGCTTCCTGGACAACTGCCTGAAGGACTGCATGTTGACTAACCCTGAGCTCCTCAAGATCTTCTCCAAGctcatgtcagtgtgtgtcatgtTCACAAACCAAATGCAG GCTTTCACTAACAGCATGAGGCTGGACCGTCTGTCTCTGGAGCATGGAGCGATAAAAGGCCCACCTTCCCAGAGCGAGCGTGCTCAGGACACAGAGAAGAGGAAGCTCACCTCCAAG TTTGTAGCGGAGCACGTTCAGGCGCTGCAGTCTGACGCTGGCTTTGAGAACACCATCAGCAAGTTCGACAGCAACTTCAGCACTCTGCTGCTCGACCTGCTGGACAAGCTCAGCATCTACAGCACCAACGACTGTGAGCACAGCATGATCAACATCATCTACAG GCTGGATTTTAACGGATTCTACACTGACCGCCTGGAGAGGATGGCCATAGAGAGGAGTCAGAAAGCAGTGTCATAG
- the slc16a5a gene encoding monocarboxylate transporter 6 produces MMNQRNGNKGAGDCLQIESKAPKHPAGMEQCPDGSEGDTDQGEKRGHDHRPSLPMDGAVTAPDGGWGWVVLVATIIVLALTLAFPSCVGIFYTDLQREFQATNSQTSWVPSIMTSVLHAGGPFCSVLVERFGCRVTVMLGGVLSGLGMAASSFTHTMTELYITTGVITGLGFCFSFQPAVTILGHYFVRRRAFANAMSSTGTALGLCTLPLLGNYLHTELGWRGSFLVLGAVLLNCCVCGAVMRPLGPPRRRGQPLINHAPTKPEEERLKCTVKTLWTSGVGSLRKHMAFDLLSNLRYRVYAIGITWMMLGFVVPLIYLVPYATDNGMDQSRAALLLSVLGVVNIVVRPPAGILFSLPWFKGRHIYVFSFALLVNGLSNSICCIGATFPVLLVYVVIYGLSMSLVGSLMFTVLMDNVEMSRFPAALGLLSIMESVTLLIGPPLAGILIDKTGKYFVVFFACSATVASSALFLMVSFYCLGKRDAVPKGQLSAQSDPPKLAVDIAAELQHSSVPTERHRDKASDSETLDTTKL; encoded by the exons ATGATGAACCAGAGGAATGGAAACAAGGGGGCAGGTGACTGCCTCCAGATAGAGAGCAAAGCCCCCAAGCACCCTGCGGGCATGGAGCAGTGTCCAGATGGCAGTGAGGGTGACACTGaccagggggagaagagaggtcaTGACCACAGACCCTCACTACCTATGGATGGGGCGGTGACCGCTCCTGATGGCGGTTGGGGCTGGGTGGTTCTGGTGGCCACCATCATTGTCCTGGCTCTGACCCTAGCCTTTCCCTCATGCGTGGGCATCTTCTACACTGATCTACAGAGAGAGTTCCAAGCCACTAACAGCCAGACCTCCTGGGTGCCTTCTATAATGACATCAGTGCTTCATGCTGGAG GTCCTTTCTGCAGCGTGTTGGTGGAGAGATTTGGTTGCCGGGTGACTGTGATGCTGGGCGGAGTTCTGAGTGGGCTGGGAATGGCGGCTAGCTCTTTCACTCACACCATGACAGAGCTCTACATCACAACTGGTGTTATCACAG GTTTGGGATTCTGCTTCAGTTTCCAGCCTGCGGTAACAATCCTTGGCCACTACTTTGTGCGCCGCCGTGCGTTCGCCAACGCCATGTCCTCCACGGGCACTGCCCTGGGCCTGTGCACCCTGCCCCTTCTGGGAAACTACCTCCATACTGAGCTGGGCTGGCGGGGCAGCTTCTTGGTGCTGGGCGCTGTGCTTCTCAACTGCTGTGTATGTGGCGCCGTGATGAGGCCCCTGGGGCCCCCGCGGCGGCGAGGGCAGCCGCTAATAAACCACGCCCCCACTaagccagaggaggagaggctgaagtGCACCGTTAAGACCCTGTGGACTAGCGGGGTGGGCTCCCTGCGTAAACACATGGCCTTTGACCTCCTGAGCAACCTGCGGTATCGCGTCTATGCCATCGGCATCACCTGGATGATGCTGGGCTTCGTGGTGCCGCTGATCTACCTGGTGCCCTACGCTACGGACAACGGTATGGACCAGAGCAGGGCGGCGCTGCTGCTCTCCGTCCTGGGCGTCGTCAATATCGTGGTGCGGCCACCCGCCGGCATCCTCTTTAGCCTGCCCTGGTTCAAAGGGCGCCACATCTATGTATTCTCATTTGCCCTGCTGGTAAACGGGCTGAGCAATAGCATCTGTTGCATCGGCGCTACCTTCCCTGTGCTGTTGGTTTACGTGGTGATATATGGGCTGTCCATGAGCCTAGTGGGGTCCCTGATGTTCACTGTGCTAATGGACAACGTGGAGATGAGCCGCTTCCCCGCGGCCCTCGGCTTGCTCTCCATCATGGAAAGTGTTACCCTGCTTATAGGCCCTCCACTTGCAG GAATCCTGATCGACAAAACAGGCAAATATTTCGTAGTCTTCTTTGCCTGCAGTGCCACAGTTGCCTCATCTGCTCTATTCCTCATGGTGTCCTTTTACTGCCTGGGCAAAAGGGACGCGGTGCCAAAGGGGCAGCTGTC
- the tubgcp2 gene encoding gamma-tubulin complex component 2 isoform X1, whose amino-acid sequence MLLPCTGFGLAGRSTVVLNKRTTPATTESCVRSRLSVYCTMSEFRIHHDVNELLSLLQVRGGDGAEGYIDLLQKHRTPYVTTTVSAHSAKVKIAEYSKTPEDFLRKYDELKSKNVRNLDPLVYLLSKFTEDKETLQCLQQNAKDKSEASANVTSSTTTTFAIPSTSTKMSMQELEELRKKLGNVTASSTVPQSAEVTRKNLRDKHHKKNPTQPNPVFPNWVYDRPALIGDFITSSTPMGDPVLAIGTLPLAAQEQALVEDLLFVLIGVDGRDITAQPVLGRQNRSFIVDPTLDMSIKELVNRILPVASYYSTLTRFTEEKSSFEYGQVNHALTAAMRTLMKEYLILVTQLEHLHRQGMLSLQKLWFYIQPTMRTMEILASIASSVDKGDCMGGSTLSLLHDRTFNYTGDSQAQELCLYLTKAASVPYFEILEKWIYRGIIKDPYSEFMVEEHELQKEKIQEDYNDKYWDQRYTVVQHRIPSFLQKLADKILSTGKYLNVVRECGRDVTCPDAKEVLYTLKERAYVEQIEKSYNYASKVLLDFLMEEKELVLRLSSIKHYFLMDKGDFFVHFMDLTEEELKKPVDDIVPPRLEALLELALRMSTANTDPFKDDLKIDLMPHDVITQLLRVLAIETKQEKAVINADPTDVALSGLEAFSFDYIVKWPLSLIINRKALTRYQMLFRHIFYCKHVERLLCNVWISNKDAKQYSLHSAKWFAVAFALRQRMLNFVQNIQYYMMFEVIEPTWHIMENNLKSASNIDDVLCHHTSFLDNCLKDCMLTNPELLKIFSKLMSVCVMFTNQMQAFTNSMRLDRLSLEHGAIKGPPSQSERAQDTEKRKLTSKFVAEHVQALQSDAGFENTISKFDSNFSTLLLDLLDKLSIYSTNDCEHSMINIIYRLDFNGFYTDRLERMAIERSQKAVS is encoded by the exons ATGCTGTTGCCATGTACAGGGTTTGGCTTGGCGGGTAGAAGCACTGTAGTCTTGAACAAACGTACCACGCCAGCTACCACTGAAAGCTGCGTTCGAAGTAGGCTCTCAG TTTACTGCACCATGAGCGAATTTCGGATACATCATGACGTCAACGAGTTGCTTAGCCTCCTTCAGGTGCGAGGAGGTGATGGAGCAGAAGGCTACATCGACCTTCTGCAGAAACACAGGACCCCCTATGTGACCACAACAGTTTCCGCACATAGTGCAAAG GTTAAAATAGCGGAGTATTCCAAAACACCAGAGGACTTCCTAAGGAAGTACGATGAGCTCAAGTCAAAAAATGTACGCAACCTCGATCCACTGGTTTACCTCCTGTCAAAGTTCACTGAAGACAAAGAG ACACTTCAATGTCTGCAGCAAAATGCCAAAGACAAGTCTGAGGCATCAGCCAACGTAACGTCAAGCACCACTACAACATTTGCCATCCCGTCCACCAGCACCAAGATGTCCATGCAGGAACTGGAGGAGTTACGTAAGAAGCTCGGGAATGTCACAGCCAGCTCCACAGTTCCTCAG TCTGCTGAAGTCACACGGAAAAATCTGAGGGACAAGCACCACAAGAAGAATCCCACCCAACCAAATCCTGTGTTTCCTAACTGGGTATACGACCGGCCTGCTCTGATTGGGGACTTCATCACCAGCTCAACACCAATGGGAGACCCAGTTTTAGCCATAG GTACCTTGCCCCTTGCTGCTCAGGAGCAGGCACTGGTGGAGGATCTGCTCTTTGTTTTGATTGGTGTTGATGGGCGTGACATCACAGCACAGCCTGTGCTGGGGAGGCAGAATCGCTCCTTCATTGTCGACCCCACCCTGGACATGTCAATCAAAGAGCTGGTCAATAGGATATTACCAGTCGCGTCGTACTACTCCACTTTAACACG TTTCACGGAGGAGAAGTCATCTTTCGAGTACGGCCAGGTGAACCACGCCCTGACAGCTGCCATGAGGACCCTGATGAAGGAGTACCTGATCCTGGTGACGCAGCTGGAGCACCTTCACAGGCAGGGCATGCTCTCCCTGCAGAAGCTGTGGTTCTACATCCAGCCCACCATGAGAACCATGGAGATCCTAGCCTCGATCG CCTCCTCAGTGGACAAAGGAGACTGCATGGGTGGGTCAACACTTAGTCTTCTTCACGACCGCACCTTTAACTACACGGGAGACAGCCAGGCCCAGGAACTATGCCTCTACCTCACCAAAGCAGCGAGCGTCCCTTACTTTGAAATACTGGAAAAGTGGATCTACAGGGGGATCATTAAGGACCCATACAG TGAATTCATGGTAGAAGAGCATGAGTTGCAGAAGGAGAAGATTCAGGAGGATTACAACGACAAATATTGGGATCAACGATACACCGTTGTGCAGCACAGAATTCCATCCTTCCTCCAGAAACTGGCAGACAAAATATTAAGCACAG GGAAATACCTCAACGTGGTGAGAGAGTGTGGTCGTGATGTGACCTGTCCTGATGCTAAGGAAGTCTTGTACACTCTGAAGGAGAGAGCCTACGTCGAGCAGATCGAGAAGTCATATAACTACGCCAGCAAAGTCCTCCTGGACTTCCTGATGGAAGAGAAGGAGCTGGTCTTGCGACTCAG ttCAATCAAGCACTACTTCTTGATGGACAAGGGAGATTTCTTTGTCCACTTCATGGACCTgacggaggaggagctgaagaagcCGGTGGATGACATCGTTCCTCCTCGCCTGGAGGCGCTGCTGGAGTTGGCTCTCAGAATGAGTACCGCAAACACAGACCCGTTCAAAGATGACCTGAAG ATTGACCTGATGCCTCATGATGTCATCACCCAGCTGCTGCGTGTGCTGGCCATAGAGACCAAGCAGGAGAAGGCCGTCATCAACGCTGACCCCACCGACGTGGCGCTCAGTGGCCTGGAAGCTTTCTCCTTCGACTACATAGTCAAGTGGCCACTGTCCCTCATCATCAACAG GAAAGCACTGACCAGATACCAGATGCTATTCAGACACATATTTTACTGTAAGCATGTTGAGAGGTTGTTGTGCAACGTTTGGATCAGCAATAAAGATGCCAAGCAATATTCCTTGCACTCAGCCAAGTG GTTTGCTGTAGCATTTGCCCTCAGACAGCGCATGCTGAACTTTGTCCAGAACATCCAGTATTACATGATGTTTGAAGTTATAGAGCCCACATGGCACATCATGGAGAACAACCTGAAGTCT GCCTCCAACATTGACGATGTGCTGTGTCACCACACCAGCTTCCTGGACAACTGCCTGAAGGACTGCATGTTGACTAACCCTGAGCTCCTCAAGATCTTCTCCAAGctcatgtcagtgtgtgtcatgtTCACAAACCAAATGCAG GCTTTCACTAACAGCATGAGGCTGGACCGTCTGTCTCTGGAGCATGGAGCGATAAAAGGCCCACCTTCCCAGAGCGAGCGTGCTCAGGACACAGAGAAGAGGAAGCTCACCTCCAAG TTTGTAGCGGAGCACGTTCAGGCGCTGCAGTCTGACGCTGGCTTTGAGAACACCATCAGCAAGTTCGACAGCAACTTCAGCACTCTGCTGCTCGACCTGCTGGACAAGCTCAGCATCTACAGCACCAACGACTGTGAGCACAGCATGATCAACATCATCTACAG GCTGGATTTTAACGGATTCTACACTGACCGCCTGGAGAGGATGGCCATAGAGAGGAGTCAGAAAGCAGTGTCATAG
- the kctd2 gene encoding BTB/POZ domain-containing protein KCTD2 — translation MAELHVVETSGSGTIEQTEHRDVRGSVRLASPTLMIPPRSSLPTSPGVSTSSRSVFGFPMKSNPSSPSEPLEKPGSRWVRLNVGGTYFVTTKQTLCRDPKSFIYRLCQEDPDLDSDKDETGAYLIDRDPTYFGPILNYLRHGKLIMDKNLAEEGVLEEAEFYNIASLVRLVKERIRDNENRTSQGPVKHVYRVLQCQEEELTQMVSTMSDGWKFEQLISIGSSYNYGNEDQAEFLCVVSRELNNSTNGIVIEPTEKAKILQERGSRM, via the exons ATGGCTGAACTGCACGTTGTGGAAACTAGTGGCTCAGGTACTATAGAGCAAACCGAACACCGTGATGTCCGAGGCTCCGTACGGCTAGCTTCGCCCACACTCATGATTCCGCCGCGGAGCAGCTTGCCTACTAGTCCTGGGGTGTCTACTTCTAGCAGATCAGTGTTTGGGTTCCCAATGAAGAGCAACCCTAGCTCCCCATCAGAGCCACTGGAGAAGCCAGGATCCCGCTGGGTTCGTCTCAATGTTGGTGGGACCTACTTCgtcacaaccaaacaaacattgTGTAGGGACCCTAAATCATTCATATACCGATTGTGTCAAGAAGATCCTGATTTGGATTCTGATAAG GATGAAACTGGTGCTTACCTGATCGATAGGGACCCTACATATTTTGGGCCCATTTTGAATTACCTGCGGCATGGAAAACTCATCATGGACAAGAACCTGGCAGAAGAAG GGGTCCTTGAGGAAGCAGAGTTCTACAACATTGCATCACTGGTGAGACTGGTCAAAGAGAGGATACGGGACAATGAGAACCGAACGTCTCAG GGCCCAGTGAAGCATGTGTACCGGGTGCTGCAgtgccaggaggaggagctaaCACAGATGGTCTCAACCATGTCTGACGGCTGGAAGTTTGAGCAG CTCATAAGTATTGGCTCCTCCTATAACTATGGCAACGAGGACCAAGCTGAATTTCTGTGTGTGGTTTCTCGGGAGCTCAACAACTCCACCAATGGCATTGTCATTGAGCCCACAGAGAAGGCCAAG ATCCTTCAGGAGAGAGGCTCACGGATGTAA